A single window of Thiomicrorhabdus immobilis DNA harbors:
- a CDS encoding EAL domain-containing protein: MAVKLLVVDDDDTICDLVVNACDLIGIEAGKESNPLSLSKSHVNDYLLWFLDLNMPERDGIEVIRWLAENKYKGMLVLMSGFDRSVLLSAERLAQAHHLNIVGHIEKPFSLRNVQLLIEEAVEDFEPQILDKPHSNPRLELSPYAIEELIAQNRIVVHYQPQVELATGRLIGFEALVRLKTMAGELVMPNDFIELAEKQGLIQALTRSVVCEALSGFEKMLKKFAKLTLSINLSALDLEDKGLANWLEEQVNQYQIMHSKVIFEVTESKEIFAITDALDILNRLRLKGFNLSLDDYGTGSAVLSQVHHLPLTELKIDRAFVKNVLFDEKSQVLIKNVISMCKDLRLDVVCEGIENQQTADLLVGYGAKIGQGYLYAKPMSVDDALELIEGHQQNMSLDSVCLTSGDESNIPHQISLKPADLDGQEAVAFYEQSVLSNKPNPKSFLSYSLPLTGNFSFIGISEKYGAILAYLELFANQGQTDIGLEFFDDASELAQLKENLTQRVSVNSLGSVGATFPFQHSEEFVEFASTLKTPILAPFNGCKALRVETVDNVYNIKAGIEQELMAIAKKFNASGQRSIMVHAPVSLKQNPVEFFKQISHVEIIEFLPQNAEETLKKIKEIRPINVMFFGSAKSLLQMVEALENEEINFYSTSLIGFGTLKKLLIRKPKVKVWVTSTIPDYQGNDHTATEFRKVAQKYNCPVKYINSICYDMYLSTKFLLETYVSSHQDRGDIESRVEGFERALKNTFGFDLGMECPLSWNPQNRSFSNAVYFININEY, encoded by the coding sequence ATGGCGGTAAAACTACTGGTTGTTGATGATGACGATACAATTTGCGATCTCGTGGTTAATGCTTGCGACTTAATTGGTATTGAAGCGGGTAAAGAATCTAATCCATTAAGTTTATCCAAATCTCATGTTAATGATTATTTACTTTGGTTTTTAGATTTAAACATGCCCGAACGGGATGGTATTGAGGTGATTCGCTGGCTTGCTGAAAATAAATATAAAGGCATGTTGGTATTGATGAGTGGTTTTGACCGTTCTGTTTTATTGAGTGCCGAACGGCTTGCCCAAGCGCATCATTTGAATATCGTCGGCCATATAGAAAAACCTTTTAGTTTACGTAACGTACAGCTTTTAATTGAAGAAGCGGTAGAGGATTTTGAGCCACAAATATTGGATAAGCCACATTCGAATCCAAGATTGGAATTAAGTCCTTATGCCATTGAAGAGTTAATTGCGCAAAATCGTATTGTGGTTCATTACCAACCACAAGTTGAATTAGCGACGGGGCGTTTGATTGGGTTTGAAGCTTTAGTTAGGTTAAAAACAATGGCTGGCGAACTCGTTATGCCAAATGATTTTATTGAGTTAGCTGAAAAACAAGGATTGATTCAAGCATTAACCCGGAGTGTGGTTTGTGAAGCCTTGAGTGGTTTTGAAAAAATGCTGAAAAAGTTTGCCAAACTGACGTTATCGATAAACCTCTCGGCATTGGACTTGGAGGATAAAGGCTTGGCGAACTGGCTCGAGGAGCAAGTAAACCAGTATCAAATTATGCACAGTAAGGTCATTTTTGAAGTCACTGAAAGTAAAGAGATTTTTGCTATTACTGATGCGTTGGATATTCTGAATAGATTACGTTTAAAGGGGTTTAATCTCTCCTTGGATGACTATGGAACCGGTTCTGCCGTATTGAGTCAGGTACATCATTTGCCCTTGACCGAGCTTAAGATAGATCGTGCTTTTGTCAAAAATGTGTTGTTTGATGAAAAGTCACAAGTCTTGATTAAAAATGTTATTTCTATGTGTAAAGACCTACGCTTAGATGTGGTTTGTGAAGGTATTGAAAATCAACAAACTGCAGATTTGTTGGTGGGTTATGGAGCTAAAATCGGACAAGGTTATTTATATGCTAAACCAATGTCCGTTGATGATGCTTTAGAGTTAATAGAAGGTCATCAGCAGAATATGTCGTTAGACTCGGTCTGTTTAACGAGTGGTGATGAAAGCAATATTCCGCATCAAATTTCATTGAAACCCGCTGATTTGGATGGTCAAGAGGCGGTAGCGTTTTATGAACAATCGGTCTTGTCTAACAAGCCAAATCCAAAAAGCTTCTTATCCTACTCACTGCCTTTAACCGGTAACTTTTCTTTTATTGGAATCTCAGAAAAATATGGTGCGATTTTGGCCTATTTAGAACTGTTTGCAAATCAAGGCCAAACCGATATAGGCTTAGAATTTTTTGACGATGCATCAGAATTAGCGCAATTAAAAGAGAATTTAACTCAGCGGGTTTCGGTAAACAGTTTAGGTTCGGTAGGGGCTACTTTCCCGTTTCAACATTCTGAAGAGTTTGTTGAATTTGCCAGCACCTTGAAAACGCCTATCTTAGCGCCTTTTAATGGTTGTAAGGCGTTAAGGGTTGAGACAGTGGATAATGTTTACAACATTAAAGCCGGAATTGAACAAGAGTTAATGGCTATCGCCAAGAAATTCAATGCGAGTGGTCAACGTTCAATCATGGTTCATGCCCCTGTAAGCCTTAAACAGAATCCGGTGGAGTTTTTTAAGCAGATAAGTCATGTTGAGATTATTGAGTTTTTGCCGCAGAACGCCGAGGAAACCTTGAAAAAAATCAAAGAAATACGTCCTATCAACGTGATGTTTTTCGGTTCGGCAAAAAGCCTTTTGCAGATGGTTGAGGCACTGGAGAATGAGGAAATTAATTTCTATAGTACGTCCCTGATCGGATTTGGTACTTTGAAGAAGCTACTTATTAGAAAGCCGAAAGTCAAAGTTTGGGTCACGTCGACTATACCTGATTACCAGGGAAATGATCACACGGCAACAGAGTTTAGAAAGGTCGCACAAAAATATAATTGTCCGGTGAAGTATATAAATAGCATTTGTTACGACATGTATCTGTCGACAAAGTTTTTGCTGGAAACTTATGTAAGTAGTCACCAAGATAGAGGGGATATTGAAAGTCGTGTGGAAGGTTTTGAAAGGGCGTTAAAAAATACTTTTGGATTTGACTTAGGCATGGAATGTCCTTTGAGTTGGAATCCTCAAAACCGTAGTTTTTCAAACGCGGTTTATTTTATAAACATAAATGAATATTGA
- a CDS encoding glycerate kinase produces MSTYLIAPDSFKGSLDASQFCEIATQVIHNFDPNAVVFSRPMSDGGEGFVESFTFADAGEEKSIWVAGPLGKKVKAKFAWQADTQTAIVEMAQASGITKIPRPDLNPLNTHTYGTGQIIQAAIDLGAKKIILGLGGSATNDGGVGALMALGVPLLDSKDQPINLGGAALKNLAKIGEIPTHLLDIEWEIACDVTNPLLGEHGATYVFGPQKGAQTAQLELLEKALENYAQILEKHTGKPVHLEAGSGAAGGMAAGFMGLLNAKLTPGFDVINATLKLDELLANEKIDYIFTGEGRFDSQTRFGKLPLRIAELGNQHNVPTIGICGSLTCSVDDLPEFKAIFSIVNKIMNEFEAMGNAPYLLQQTLYSVMRILK; encoded by the coding sequence ATGTCGACTTATCTCATTGCTCCCGATAGTTTTAAAGGTTCATTAGACGCCTCCCAGTTCTGCGAAATCGCCACCCAGGTTATTCACAACTTTGACCCCAATGCGGTGGTGTTTTCACGCCCGATGTCAGATGGCGGTGAAGGTTTTGTAGAGAGTTTTACTTTTGCCGATGCGGGAGAGGAAAAGTCGATTTGGGTGGCTGGCCCGCTCGGTAAAAAGGTCAAAGCTAAATTTGCCTGGCAAGCCGATACCCAAACCGCTATTGTTGAAATGGCGCAAGCGTCGGGGATTACCAAAATTCCGCGTCCAGATTTAAACCCTTTGAACACCCACACCTACGGTACTGGACAAATCATTCAGGCCGCGATTGATTTAGGTGCTAAAAAGATCATCTTAGGTTTGGGTGGCTCCGCTACCAATGATGGTGGAGTCGGAGCATTAATGGCATTAGGCGTGCCATTGTTAGACAGCAAAGACCAGCCGATTAATTTGGGTGGCGCCGCATTGAAAAACCTAGCCAAGATTGGTGAAATCCCAACACATCTATTGGACATCGAGTGGGAAATCGCTTGCGATGTCACCAATCCGCTATTGGGTGAACACGGTGCAACCTATGTATTTGGCCCGCAAAAAGGCGCGCAGACAGCGCAACTTGAACTGCTTGAAAAAGCTCTGGAAAACTACGCTCAGATTCTGGAAAAACACACCGGAAAACCGGTGCATTTAGAAGCGGGTTCCGGTGCGGCCGGAGGCATGGCCGCCGGGTTTATGGGGTTGTTGAATGCCAAACTGACTCCGGGTTTTGATGTCATCAACGCCACACTTAAGTTGGATGAACTTTTAGCGAACGAAAAAATCGATTACATCTTCACCGGTGAAGGTCGTTTTGATAGCCAAACCCGTTTTGGCAAACTCCCCCTACGAATCGCCGAACTCGGCAACCAACATAATGTACCGACCATCGGCATTTGCGGCAGTTTGACCTGCTCGGTTGACGACTTACCTGAGTTCAAAGCGATTTTTAGCATCGTCAATAAAATCATGAACGAGTTTGAGGCGATGGGCAATGCCCCTTATCTTTTACAACAAACCCTTTATTCTGTGATGAGAATTCTGAAATAA
- a CDS encoding DUF3419 family protein, with protein sequence MNSSTTLDALTQTPKTKTLLDSAVNNTSIFSRKGFLDRLFTTWFDRLVYPQIWEDPEVDIQALQINNQSRVFTISSGGCNVLNYLTEQPELIEVVDLNEAHIALIKLKLVAIEHLPNSEAFFDFFGKANLLKNLDRYEAYIKPHLDNETLAYWESKERPWSKKRITYFTNGFYKHGLLGHFIGLIHWTGKRLGYDISKIMQARTLEEQQQGFDQHVAPIFDTKLLKFLCNRSMVMYSLGIPPAQFDEMDKQSQDSKLGMHNLLKERARQLACDFPLDENYFAWQAFNREYDIKHRKAIPRYLKKEAFAVLKSNQSKVKVSHTSMTERLKSLPDNSLNAYLFLDAQDWMDERQLTELWQEVNRTAMPNARVVFRTAGETSPLETKLADEILNQWQTNQENNQAWTKQDRSGIYGGVHLYIRKPHNQSMQHSQQTLMFGE encoded by the coding sequence ATGAACTCATCGACCACACTTGATGCGCTTACCCAAACTCCTAAAACCAAAACGTTGCTTGATTCTGCTGTAAACAACACCTCCATATTCAGTCGTAAAGGCTTTTTAGACCGATTGTTCACCACCTGGTTTGACCGTTTGGTGTATCCACAGATTTGGGAAGATCCTGAAGTGGACATTCAAGCCTTACAAATCAACAATCAATCACGCGTTTTTACTATCTCTTCTGGCGGTTGCAATGTTTTGAATTACTTAACCGAACAACCTGAATTGATTGAAGTGGTTGACCTAAATGAAGCCCATATTGCTTTAATCAAATTAAAACTGGTAGCGATTGAACACCTACCTAATTCAGAAGCTTTTTTTGATTTTTTCGGCAAAGCCAATCTGCTAAAGAACCTGGACCGCTATGAGGCTTATATCAAGCCACACTTGGATAATGAAACTTTGGCATACTGGGAGTCTAAGGAAAGACCATGGAGCAAGAAACGTATTACGTATTTCACCAACGGTTTTTATAAGCACGGTCTTTTGGGTCATTTTATCGGCTTGATTCACTGGACCGGAAAACGTCTAGGTTATGATATTTCTAAAATCATGCAGGCGCGTACCTTAGAAGAGCAACAACAAGGGTTTGATCAGCATGTTGCGCCAATCTTTGATACTAAATTGCTCAAGTTTCTATGCAACCGTTCCATGGTCATGTATAGCCTAGGCATCCCTCCGGCACAATTTGATGAAATGGATAAACAGTCTCAAGATTCAAAGTTAGGCATGCACAACTTACTCAAGGAACGTGCCCGTCAATTGGCTTGCGACTTCCCGTTAGATGAAAACTACTTTGCTTGGCAGGCATTTAATCGCGAATACGACATAAAACACCGCAAAGCCATACCGCGATATCTAAAAAAAGAGGCCTTTGCGGTTTTAAAAAGCAACCAGAGCAAGGTCAAGGTTAGCCATACCTCTATGACCGAACGTTTGAAATCATTACCGGACAACAGCTTAAACGCCTACCTGTTCTTGGATGCTCAAGACTGGATGGATGAACGCCAATTGACCGAACTTTGGCAAGAGGTGAATCGCACCGCTATGCCGAATGCGAGAGTGGTATTTAGAACGGCAGGTGAAACCTCACCATTGGAAACCAAGCTAGCCGATGAGATCCTTAACCAATGGCAAACCAACCAAGAAAACAACCAGGCCTGGACAAAACAAGACCGTTCGGGGATTTATGGTGGTGTGCATCTCTATATTCGCAAACCACACAACCAATCAATGCAACATTCACAACAAACCTTAATGTTCGGTGAATAA
- a CDS encoding response regulator, which produces MTFAKGFLQSFIFVFMVSLLVVFVFLSWYQNDQAVKNAEIIKNQNQQLISKGYVNAQNWVNHMVQNTLFLASQQSLSEFSEEKRISYLQNQFSSFIRYHKELMQVRFIGNDGFEKVRVNREGDNIVVVPKNALQNKSHRDYFIESSKLNNQSIFISEFDLNIEFGRIEVPIKPTIRIASPVFDKQDNRIGLIVINFNGNYLLEQLTGINKFGNQKLWLVNQKGDWLIPPDGARSFGRLLGFEKDTVEKSFPGLAKRLFSDQKQDGTWEEAGYFMEVRQIDLLEDGDLLDENSVVNKSGHFELIASLPKPEPWYWHIFESDADIKLLMNLFVSQLLLSLLIAYIWSLKRYTDKKLMSQNYLIRSFFDYSPQAMFTFNEDGEVTSKNHQSIVFLKLVELVPENMPLDFWSTEGRKNIWQEVASKPKLDVDTTRQFSLELRGERRVYECQCFVIDRGYHFSPLIAVTIKDISSYKQLEAELQDQGSQLKAILDTAPDAIIMSDEEGRITLTNHRAQEIFKISEEQFLKTRIDDLVPSPSSSIHHSLREQFYKNPYSRMMSDGMVVHAKDSGGRIFDVEISLNKVVLHGVGYVLSIVRDVTNRVKLEQQLRQNQKMEAMGQLTGGIAHDFNNLLTTIQGNIELSTMLLEKSELNKSKVVNCLDTAMSASQKASRLTRRLLSFSRKEAKRLDVMHVSQYLQQELTLIQSALGKLIELHFFPNNDIWPIEVDPEEFMSSIVNLATNARDAMDKGGDVFIEMNNVSIVEQSESLSQKNIPVGDYVVLSFSDRGPGIAPEIIDSIFEPFFTTKSKNRGTGLGLAQVFAFTSQSKGHIRVYSELGVGTSFKFYFPKSSKDFSEVIKLQETSETQNSVPTPPAIESQGLELSKPSEVNHGRVLVVDDEVDVMSVAKAYLEYAGYEVVTADSGKMALEVLEKEHFDLIITDVIMPGMTGFELLEEVEKRFPDLPSIVCSGFSEELLKQYGEKEEGLKVLDKPYSRVQLIGLVEKILNSEENN; this is translated from the coding sequence ATGACGTTTGCCAAAGGTTTCCTGCAAAGCTTTATTTTTGTGTTTATGGTATCGCTATTGGTGGTATTTGTTTTTTTATCTTGGTACCAAAACGATCAAGCTGTAAAAAACGCAGAAATCATAAAAAACCAAAATCAGCAATTAATTTCTAAAGGCTATGTTAATGCTCAAAATTGGGTCAATCATATGGTACAAAATACCCTTTTTTTGGCCAGTCAGCAATCCCTCTCTGAGTTTTCTGAAGAGAAAAGAATCTCATATCTACAAAACCAGTTCTCTTCTTTTATTAGGTACCATAAAGAGTTGATGCAAGTCCGTTTTATCGGTAATGACGGTTTTGAAAAAGTCCGAGTGAACCGTGAAGGAGACAATATTGTAGTGGTACCTAAAAATGCACTACAAAATAAATCTCACCGTGATTATTTTATTGAATCAAGTAAATTAAACAATCAGTCTATTTTTATTTCTGAGTTTGATTTAAATATCGAATTTGGCCGCATTGAGGTGCCAATTAAACCTACTATCAGGATTGCTAGCCCTGTTTTTGATAAGCAAGACAATCGCATTGGTTTGATTGTTATTAATTTCAATGGGAACTATTTGCTTGAGCAATTAACGGGTATAAATAAATTTGGAAACCAAAAACTTTGGTTGGTCAATCAAAAAGGGGATTGGCTTATTCCGCCAGATGGTGCGCGGAGTTTTGGTCGTCTGCTCGGTTTTGAGAAAGATACTGTAGAAAAAAGTTTTCCGGGATTGGCAAAGCGACTATTCTCTGACCAAAAACAAGATGGAACTTGGGAAGAGGCGGGTTACTTCATGGAAGTCAGGCAGATCGATCTTTTAGAAGATGGTGATTTGTTGGATGAGAACTCGGTTGTGAATAAGTCAGGACATTTCGAATTGATTGCCTCATTACCTAAACCCGAGCCCTGGTATTGGCACATTTTTGAATCAGATGCAGATATCAAACTGCTTATGAACTTGTTCGTATCACAATTGCTTTTGAGTTTGTTAATCGCGTACATATGGAGTCTAAAACGCTATACCGATAAAAAATTAATGAGTCAGAATTATTTGATTCGCTCTTTCTTTGATTATTCACCACAAGCTATGTTTACCTTTAATGAAGACGGTGAAGTCACCAGTAAAAACCATCAGTCAATCGTATTCCTTAAACTTGTTGAATTAGTGCCTGAAAATATGCCCTTGGATTTTTGGTCAACCGAAGGGCGCAAGAATATATGGCAAGAAGTTGCCTCTAAACCTAAATTAGATGTAGACACCACGAGGCAATTTTCTCTCGAATTGAGAGGTGAACGACGTGTCTATGAATGCCAGTGTTTTGTTATAGACCGCGGGTATCATTTTTCGCCATTGATTGCGGTTACCATCAAAGACATTAGTTCGTATAAACAATTGGAAGCGGAGTTGCAAGACCAAGGCTCACAATTAAAGGCCATTTTAGATACCGCTCCCGATGCGATTATTATGTCCGATGAAGAAGGGCGCATCACTTTGACCAATCACCGTGCCCAGGAAATTTTTAAAATAAGTGAAGAGCAATTTCTTAAAACAAGAATTGATGACTTGGTTCCTTCGCCTTCAAGTAGTATTCATCACTCTCTTAGAGAACAATTCTATAAAAACCCCTATAGTCGTATGATGAGTGATGGCATGGTTGTCCATGCCAAAGATTCAGGAGGGCGCATATTTGATGTAGAAATCAGCTTAAATAAGGTGGTTTTGCATGGAGTGGGTTATGTATTGAGCATTGTTAGAGACGTGACTAATCGAGTTAAATTAGAGCAACAATTACGTCAAAATCAAAAAATGGAAGCGATGGGGCAATTAACAGGTGGCATTGCCCATGACTTCAATAATCTCCTAACGACTATTCAAGGCAATATCGAACTTTCCACGATGTTACTTGAAAAATCCGAATTGAATAAAAGCAAAGTAGTTAATTGCTTAGACACCGCCATGAGTGCATCGCAAAAGGCTTCTCGATTAACGCGTCGTTTACTCAGTTTCTCCAGAAAAGAAGCTAAAAGATTAGACGTGATGCATGTTAGTCAATATTTACAGCAGGAATTGACTTTAATCCAGTCCGCTCTCGGTAAACTCATTGAGCTACACTTTTTCCCAAATAACGATATTTGGCCAATAGAAGTCGATCCTGAAGAGTTTATGTCTAGTATAGTCAACTTGGCAACCAATGCGCGTGATGCGATGGATAAAGGTGGTGACGTATTTATTGAAATGAATAATGTAAGCATTGTTGAGCAAAGTGAGAGTCTGTCGCAAAAAAATATCCCTGTTGGGGATTATGTGGTTTTAAGTTTTTCCGATCGTGGTCCTGGTATCGCTCCGGAAATTATAGATTCAATTTTTGAACCTTTCTTTACGACGAAATCAAAAAACCGCGGAACGGGGTTAGGATTAGCTCAAGTCTTTGCATTTACTAGCCAGTCGAAAGGCCATATAAGGGTCTATTCGGAGCTTGGAGTTGGAACATCGTTCAAGTTTTATTTCCCAAAAAGCAGTAAAGATTTTTCTGAGGTAATCAAGTTGCAGGAGACCTCTGAGACTCAAAACTCTGTGCCTACGCCTCCTGCAATAGAAAGCCAGGGTTTGGAGTTGTCTAAACCGAGCGAAGTGAATCATGGTAGAGTTTTGGTAGTGGATGATGAAGTCGATGTGATGTCCGTTGCAAAAGCCTACCTTGAGTATGCAGGGTATGAAGTTGTGACCGCCGATAGTGGAAAAATGGCGTTAGAAGTCTTAGAAAAAGAGCACTTTGATTTAATTATTACCGATGTGATTATGCCAGGGATGACGGGATTTGAATTGTTAGAAGAAGTCGAAAAGCGTTTTCCTGATTTACCTAGTATTGTCTGTTCCGGTTTTTCTGAAGAGCTTTTGAAGCAGTACGGTGAAAAAGAAGAGGGATTGAAGGTTTTAGATAAACCTTATTCCAGAGTTCAATTAATTGGTTTGGTAGAAAAGATACTGAATTCTGAGGAGAATAATTAA
- the ectB gene encoding diaminobutyrate--2-oxoglutarate transaminase: MSLSIFNEYESEVRGYVRSFPTVFKKSKMAEIWDEDGKRYIDFFAGAGALNYGHNNPIINDAVIEYMQNDGIGHALDMATVAKREFMEVFVNNILKPRDLDYKLQFVGPTGTNAVETALKIARKVKGRKQVISFTNGFHGMSMGSLSITGNRYYHDESYGVPGYTTQVPFHNYLGDKVDTVAYLRKILEDDSSGTELPAAIVLETIQAEGGINVAGEEWLRSLRQICDDLDILMIADEIQIGNGRAGEFFSFERAGIVPDIVTLSKSIGAGHPMSLVLLKPELDKWSPGEHSGTFRGNNLAFVAQTAVLKHFWQDRQFEMETKFKSRLVERRMQDLALTFPALIREIRGHGMIWGAEFKKPELTSLICTQAFEDGLVIETAGADSEVIKFLGPLVITEELINEGFDILESAIRKVLANGVAA; the protein is encoded by the coding sequence ATGTCGTTAAGTATTTTTAATGAATATGAATCAGAAGTAAGAGGGTATGTTCGTTCATTCCCAACCGTTTTTAAAAAGTCGAAAATGGCTGAGATTTGGGACGAGGACGGTAAACGATACATCGATTTTTTTGCAGGGGCCGGAGCGTTGAATTACGGTCATAACAACCCAATCATCAATGACGCCGTCATCGAATATATGCAAAACGATGGTATCGGGCATGCGTTGGATATGGCGACTGTGGCCAAACGAGAGTTTATGGAAGTGTTTGTGAATAACATTCTAAAGCCACGTGATTTGGACTATAAGTTGCAGTTTGTCGGTCCTACCGGAACCAATGCGGTGGAAACCGCGTTGAAAATTGCCCGTAAGGTCAAAGGTCGTAAACAAGTCATCTCATTCACCAATGGTTTTCACGGTATGTCGATGGGTTCATTGAGTATCACCGGTAACCGTTATTACCATGATGAAAGTTATGGTGTCCCAGGCTATACCACACAGGTGCCGTTTCACAATTATCTGGGCGATAAGGTCGATACGGTCGCCTATCTGCGTAAGATTTTAGAAGATGACTCCTCTGGAACCGAGTTGCCTGCGGCGATTGTGCTGGAAACCATTCAGGCTGAAGGCGGGATTAACGTCGCGGGTGAAGAGTGGTTGCGTTCATTACGTCAGATTTGTGATGATTTGGATATCCTGATGATTGCCGATGAAATTCAAATCGGTAACGGACGTGCCGGTGAGTTCTTTAGTTTTGAGCGAGCGGGCATTGTGCCTGATATCGTCACGCTTTCTAAATCAATCGGAGCCGGTCATCCGATGTCTTTGGTGCTGTTAAAACCGGAGTTGGATAAATGGAGTCCGGGCGAACACTCTGGAACCTTTAGGGGAAATAACCTGGCTTTTGTGGCGCAAACCGCGGTGCTAAAGCATTTTTGGCAAGATAGACAGTTTGAGATGGAAACCAAGTTCAAATCTCGATTAGTCGAACGCAGAATGCAGGATTTGGCCTTAACATTTCCAGCCTTAATCAGAGAAATCCGCGGCCACGGCATGATTTGGGGAGCGGAGTTTAAAAAGCCGGAATTAACCAGCTTGATTTGCACACAAGCCTTTGAAGACGGTTTGGTGATTGAAACCGCAGGTGCGGACAGTGAAGTGATTAAATTCTTGGGACCGTTGGTCATCACTGAGGAGTTGATTAATGAGGGGTTTGACATATTGGAGTCAGCGATTCGTAAAGTATTGGCGAACGGTGTGGCAGCATGA
- the ectA gene encoding diaminobutyrate acetyltransferase, translated as MEYDPKTTFLKPEPTTHCDFLFRTPKLQDGMALYHLVKSCPPLDLNSSYLYFLQSSHFADSCMLAELNGEVVGFVSAYRRPDDLQNLFIWQVAVSPTARGKGLAKRLISELLAKQMQSQIALTAVSCTIAPSNKASQGLFKSLAKQYGLTLEVCDFIKQEHFAGQEHEAEQEYTLRAPQSQPLNIFLNFRS; from the coding sequence ATGGAGTATGACCCCAAAACCACATTTTTAAAACCCGAGCCAACGACACATTGCGATTTTCTCTTCCGTACGCCCAAGCTGCAAGACGGTATGGCCTTATACCATCTAGTGAAAAGTTGCCCGCCGTTGGACCTCAATTCTAGTTACTTGTATTTTTTACAATCGAGTCATTTCGCCGACAGCTGTATGTTGGCTGAACTTAATGGTGAGGTTGTCGGTTTTGTTTCGGCCTATCGCAGGCCTGATGATTTGCAAAACCTGTTTATCTGGCAAGTAGCGGTATCACCTACTGCACGAGGTAAAGGCTTGGCAAAACGTTTAATAAGCGAATTGCTAGCCAAGCAAATGCAGTCTCAAATCGCACTCACCGCAGTGAGTTGCACCATCGCTCCAAGCAATAAGGCTTCACAAGGGCTGTTTAAATCCTTGGCAAAACAGTACGGCTTAACTTTAGAGGTTTGCGACTTCATCAAGCAGGAACATTTTGCAGGCCAGGAGCACGAAGCGGAACAGGAATACACTTTGCGAGCACCGCAAAGCCAGCCGCTCAACATTTTTTTAAATTTTAGGAGTTAG
- a CDS encoding ectoine synthase, translating to MIVKNLYDDVIGTDADVDSKQWNSRRLLLAKDGMGFSLHDTLIKPNEDLHLWYKNHLEAVYCIEGQGEIYDKATGVTHPIREGTVYALNNHDQHILKANKGVGMRMVCVFNPPVTGRETHDADGSYNLPEPN from the coding sequence ATGATTGTAAAGAATTTATATGACGATGTGATTGGCACCGATGCCGATGTGGACAGTAAACAGTGGAACAGTCGTCGTTTACTGTTAGCTAAGGATGGCATGGGGTTTTCGCTTCATGACACCTTGATTAAGCCGAATGAGGATTTGCACCTTTGGTATAAAAATCATCTAGAAGCGGTTTACTGCATTGAAGGTCAAGGCGAGATTTACGATAAGGCCACCGGGGTAACACACCCGATTCGTGAGGGTACGGTATACGCCCTGAACAACCATGACCAACACATTCTCAAGGCCAATAAAGGTGTGGGGATGAGGATGGTGTGTGTGTTTAACCCACCGGTAACCGGGCGTGAAACCCATGATGCAGACGGTTCTTATAATTTACCGGAACCCAACTAA